In a genomic window of Sulfurimonas denitrificans DSM 1251:
- a CDS encoding diguanylate cyclase → MIKFNKYALIGTIFILSLFSSFYFIDVFSEKNMELQKQILIKQAQTHFKDQVNTRVWNASYGGVYAIPKEGQKPNPYLRDNILKVDENLTLIKINPAWMSRQLSEISNIDGFHFRITSLKLINPDNKATPFEERALKYFDETNEKEYYEIDKESNFNYMGALITTEYCLPCHKHQGYSLGDVRGGISVSLDSKEYFEVTSSIKTSIILLKIFVVIFLFTIFSLIFKQLRYNQQLQTEVKRRTKEIESTKHLLQEIIDTDSSFIVLTDDKEIIYANETILNFTGYHSIEEFKKNNEYIFDVFEKIEDNSNFMQTCNDGIHWIEYLIKEQNSKNLKVCIKKDGKYRYFKPYAKEIKTDDKVLYLITFDEITNEYVKIKELEHMASTDALTKLFNRTKLNDVLEKEMALSRTVPSPLSVIFLDIDYFKAVNDTYGHDAGDRVLINIANIITSSIRAGDIAARWGGEEFMIILQATPVSEASVLGEKLRARVEGHLFETVGKITISLGVTEYINAESEESFIKRVDEALYEAKERGRNKIIIK, encoded by the coding sequence ATGATAAAATTTAACAAATATGCGTTAATTGGTACTATTTTTATACTCTCTTTGTTTAGCTCTTTTTATTTTATAGATGTTTTTAGTGAAAAAAATATGGAGCTCCAAAAACAGATTCTTATAAAACAAGCTCAAACGCATTTTAAAGACCAAGTAAACACTAGGGTGTGGAATGCAAGCTATGGTGGAGTTTATGCAATACCTAAAGAGGGTCAAAAACCTAATCCTTACCTAAGAGACAATATTTTAAAAGTTGATGAAAATCTTACGCTTATAAAAATAAATCCTGCGTGGATGTCTAGACAGTTATCTGAAATCTCAAATATAGATGGTTTTCATTTTCGTATTACAAGTCTTAAGCTCATCAACCCAGACAACAAAGCAACTCCTTTTGAAGAGAGAGCACTCAAGTATTTTGATGAGACAAATGAAAAAGAGTATTATGAGATAGATAAAGAGTCTAATTTTAACTACATGGGAGCACTCATTACAACTGAGTATTGTCTTCCTTGCCATAAACATCAAGGTTATTCACTCGGTGATGTTAGAGGTGGAATAAGTGTTAGTTTAGACTCTAAGGAGTATTTTGAGGTAACTTCATCTATAAAAACTAGCATAATTCTCTTAAAAATATTTGTAGTTATTTTCTTATTTACTATATTTTCACTCATATTCAAGCAATTAAGATATAACCAACAACTCCAAACTGAAGTAAAACGTAGAACAAAAGAGATAGAATCTACCAAACATCTCTTGCAAGAAATCATTGACACAGACTCTAGTTTTATAGTGCTTACAGATGACAAAGAGATCATTTACGCTAATGAGACTATACTTAATTTTACTGGTTATCACTCTATAGAAGAGTTTAAAAAAAATAATGAATACATATTTGATGTGTTTGAAAAAATAGAAGATAATAGCAACTTCATGCAAACATGTAACGATGGTATCCACTGGATAGAGTACCTTATAAAAGAGCAAAATAGTAAAAACTTAAAAGTTTGCATAAAAAAAGATGGTAAATACAGATATTTTAAACCCTATGCAAAAGAGATAAAAACAGATGATAAAGTGCTCTATCTAATAACATTTGATGAAATTACAAATGAGTATGTCAAAATAAAAGAGTTAGAGCATATGGCTTCTACAGATGCTCTAACAAAACTCTTTAACAGAACTAAACTAAATGATGTTTTAGAAAAAGAGATGGCACTCTCACGTACTGTTCCATCGCCACTCTCTGTAATATTTTTAGATATAGATTATTTTAAAGCGGTAAATGACACATACGGTCATGATGCTGGTGACAGAGTACTCATAAACATAGCAAATATTATAACCTCGTCCATTCGTGCAGGGGATATAGCTGCTAGATGGGGTGGAGAAGAATTTATGATTATACTACAAGCAACACCTGTCTCTGAAGCTTCTGTGCTTGGTGAAAAACTAAGAGCTAGAGTAGAGGGGCATCTTTTTGAGACGGTTGGCAAGATTACTATATCTCTTGGTGTTACGGAGTATATAAACGCTGAGAGTGAAGAGTCGTTTATAAAAAGAGTCGATGAAGCACTCTATGAGGCTAAAGAGAGAGGCAGAAACAAAATCATTATTAAATAG
- a CDS encoding PAS domain S-box protein has product MKKTFIIISFLFTSLYAHESVKFGVFAYKGVEQTRKQYEPLVKALNEKLDKKIILEVLTQQEINEKISKKELDIVTTNPTHFLSIRDKYALSGAIATLNGYDKGVITNKLAGVIIVRPESEIKNLKDIKNKIIAAPSKSHMGGYRAQAYELFLAGVDISKKSKKIIEMKGSHQEVVKAVLTGVIDVGFIRDGILEEMIYKKEISEGDIRVVNEQKGVDYPYKISTKLYPEWPVFSLPHLEEEIVKDFIAALFSLKPNDEMKKNGIYNYTLPADYLQVEELSRTLRLPPFDKAIDVTFMDILNSHKIELIIIFISLLLGLFYHLRERRRKNFISSLLSNIGEGVYGIDNNGNCTWINKKALNMLGYSEKEILHKNQHDIFHSHKPSREKYNADECPINLTSKDKVTRTLNEHFIKKDGSLLPIILTVTSIDEGGAIVVFRDISNSIAKEQALKRSERELRLEKQRLDAIIQGTNVGTGEWNIQTGDTIFNERWAEIIGYTLDEISPTSIDTWEKFSHPDDFIATKKLLEEHLDGKTEYFESEMRMKHKNGHWVWVVDRAKVFEWDKDGKPVLMSGTHQDITERKLAQEKIEHINNQLESLLESIPDLIWMKDVNGVYITCNKRFEDFFGASLDEIKGKTDYDFVSKELADFFREHDKKAMHSNVPLTNFEEITFAVDSHKEFLQTTKTAVRGRNGEILGILGIGRDLSELKRSEQKLRDSKELLDLFFKQSMHGFFFMMLDEPIEWNDSIDKEKTLDYVFEHQRVTKINEAMLEQYKAKEEEFLGFTPTDFFKHNIEEGRDIWRELFSRGIYHVNTNEQKFDGTPMVIDGDYICLYNSEGKITGHFGVQREITQDIRDKEALQEAKEEAERANNSKSEFLANMSHEIRTPMNAIIGFSEILLESDLDEKQLHQLHKINSSSKMLLSIINDILDFSKIEANRLEIEHREFNLESILSKIKMLFKQTALDKGLEFYCNVEEGVPSMVVADELRITQVLINLLGNAIKFTKEGAVKVDLKISKKDEKSATLLFSVIDSGIGISQNQIEKLFKPFSQADDSITRRYGGSGLGLSISSRLVSAMGGEIDVKSKEGVGSTFSFEIIVGVNSWSQNSLKLENMDISKDASKLLKYPDFSNVKLLLVEDNEINQEITTEILKKVKITPDLANNGKEAVDIFVAKPNYYDIILMDIQMPIMSGYEATKIIREHDKEIPIIALTAAAMIEDRHKTLDAGMNDHLSKPIDSNEMFSSIAKWLDIDFTIKQKSSNTKVKDSAVLDLEYAINELNLNSDILHKILSKFYEELESDFASLVELLHVEDKSAKSLIHALKGVSSNIGAKELASIATYIDTQLKKAQAIKPEDIALLKEAIERVKEKIVSYLRENPLQEDEMREEDFKNLYLEVSQDIKNGTMVEFQNQQLLFNLLKTKVNRHELELWMREMDNFDYDKAYNIMKEWQL; this is encoded by the coding sequence TTGAAAAAAACATTTATTATCATCTCTTTTCTTTTTACCTCTCTTTATGCTCATGAGAGCGTAAAATTTGGTGTTTTTGCCTACAAGGGCGTGGAACAAACCCGCAAACAGTATGAGCCTCTTGTTAAAGCACTCAATGAAAAGCTCGATAAAAAAATTATCTTAGAGGTTTTAACACAACAAGAGATTAATGAAAAAATTAGCAAAAAAGAGCTTGATATTGTTACAACAAATCCTACGCACTTTTTAAGCATAAGAGACAAATATGCGCTTAGCGGCGCTATTGCTACACTAAATGGCTACGACAAAGGAGTCATAACAAATAAACTTGCAGGCGTTATCATTGTCAGACCAGAGAGTGAAATAAAAAATCTCAAAGATATAAAAAACAAAATAATAGCAGCACCAAGCAAGTCTCACATGGGCGGCTATAGAGCGCAAGCTTATGAGCTCTTTCTTGCAGGCGTTGATATCTCTAAAAAAAGCAAAAAAATCATTGAGATGAAAGGCTCGCATCAAGAGGTTGTTAAAGCTGTTTTGACAGGTGTAATTGATGTCGGTTTTATAAGAGATGGCATTTTAGAAGAGATGATATATAAAAAAGAGATAAGTGAGGGAGATATAAGAGTTGTAAATGAGCAAAAGGGTGTTGATTATCCTTATAAAATCTCAACAAAGCTCTACCCCGAGTGGCCTGTTTTTTCTTTGCCGCATTTAGAAGAGGAGATTGTAAAAGATTTTATAGCAGCTCTTTTTTCACTCAAGCCTAACGATGAGATGAAAAAAAATGGTATCTATAACTACACTCTTCCTGCTGATTATCTTCAAGTTGAGGAGCTATCTCGCACTCTTAGGCTTCCTCCGTTTGACAAAGCTATAGATGTGACTTTTATGGATATTTTAAATAGTCATAAAATAGAGCTAATCATAATTTTTATCTCTTTGCTTTTAGGGCTGTTTTATCATTTAAGAGAGAGAAGGAGAAAAAACTTTATCTCCTCTCTTCTCTCAAACATAGGAGAGGGGGTTTATGGGATAGACAACAATGGCAACTGTACTTGGATAAACAAAAAAGCTCTTAATATGCTAGGCTACAGTGAAAAAGAGATTTTACATAAAAACCAACATGATATTTTTCACTCTCATAAACCATCACGTGAGAAGTACAATGCAGATGAGTGCCCGATAAATCTAACTTCCAAAGATAAAGTAACAAGAACCTTAAATGAGCATTTTATAAAAAAGGATGGTTCTCTTCTTCCCATAATCTTAACAGTAACGTCCATAGACGAGGGTGGTGCCATAGTTGTCTTTAGAGATATAAGCAACTCTATAGCAAAAGAGCAAGCGCTAAAGAGAAGTGAGAGAGAGCTTAGGCTTGAAAAACAGAGGTTAGACGCCATCATTCAGGGGACAAATGTCGGTACTGGAGAGTGGAATATTCAAACAGGCGATACCATTTTTAATGAGAGATGGGCAGAAATTATTGGCTATACGCTAGATGAGATATCTCCTACCTCCATAGATACATGGGAGAAGTTTTCACATCCAGATGATTTTATTGCTACGAAAAAGCTTTTAGAAGAGCATCTTGATGGAAAAACTGAATATTTTGAATCTGAAATGCGAATGAAGCATAAAAATGGACACTGGGTTTGGGTAGTAGATAGAGCAAAAGTTTTTGAGTGGGATAAAGATGGCAAACCAGTTCTTATGTCAGGAACGCATCAAGATATAACAGAGAGAAAGCTAGCACAGGAAAAAATTGAGCATATAAACAATCAACTTGAATCCCTTTTAGAGTCTATTCCAGATCTTATTTGGATGAAAGATGTAAATGGCGTTTATATTACATGTAACAAACGATTTGAAGATTTTTTTGGGGCATCATTAGATGAGATAAAGGGCAAAACTGACTATGACTTTGTATCAAAAGAACTGGCAGATTTTTTTAGAGAACATGACAAAAAAGCGATGCATAGCAATGTTCCACTAACAAATTTTGAGGAGATTACCTTTGCGGTAGATTCGCATAAAGAGTTTCTTCAAACAACTAAAACAGCAGTAAGAGGCAGAAATGGGGAGATACTTGGTATCCTTGGAATTGGTAGAGATTTGAGTGAGCTTAAAAGAAGTGAGCAGAAGTTAAGAGATAGTAAAGAGCTCTTAGACCTCTTTTTTAAACAATCTATGCATGGATTTTTCTTTATGATGCTTGATGAGCCTATAGAGTGGAATGACTCCATAGACAAAGAAAAAACACTTGATTATGTATTTGAGCATCAAAGAGTAACAAAGATAAATGAAGCGATGCTTGAGCAGTACAAAGCAAAAGAGGAGGAGTTTTTAGGTTTTACACCAACAGATTTTTTCAAACACAACATAGAAGAGGGACGCGACATTTGGAGAGAGTTGTTTAGTAGAGGTATTTATCATGTAAATACAAATGAGCAGAAATTTGATGGTACTCCTATGGTTATTGATGGAGACTATATCTGCTTGTACAACAGCGAGGGCAAAATTACTGGTCATTTTGGAGTACAAAGAGAGATAACGCAAGATATTAGAGATAAAGAAGCTCTTCAAGAGGCGAAGGAAGAGGCGGAGAGAGCGAACAATTCAAAGAGTGAATTTTTAGCAAATATGAGCCATGAGATAAGAACACCTATGAATGCAATCATAGGATTTAGCGAGATTTTACTTGAGAGTGATTTGGATGAAAAACAACTACATCAGTTACATAAGATTAACAGCTCTTCAAAAATGCTTCTCTCTATCATTAATGACATTTTGGATTTTTCAAAGATAGAGGCGAACAGACTTGAAATTGAGCATAGAGAGTTTAACCTAGAGAGTATTCTCTCTAAAATAAAGATGTTATTTAAACAAACTGCTCTAGATAAAGGGTTGGAGTTCTACTGTAATGTAGAAGAAGGCGTACCTAGTATGGTGGTAGCTGATGAGCTTAGAATTACTCAAGTCCTAATCAATCTTTTGGGAAATGCTATCAAATTTACAAAAGAGGGTGCAGTAAAGGTAGATTTAAAAATAAGTAAAAAAGATGAAAAGAGTGCAACTCTGCTCTTTAGCGTAATTGACAGCGGTATTGGTATAAGTCAAAACCAGATAGAAAAACTCTTTAAGCCATTCTCTCAAGCGGATGACTCTATAACACGAAGATACGGCGGTAGCGGTCTTGGACTCTCTATCTCCTCAAGATTAGTATCTGCTATGGGAGGAGAGATAGATGTCAAGAGCAAAGAGGGTGTCGGTTCTACTTTTAGTTTTGAGATAATAGTTGGTGTAAACTCTTGGAGCCAAAATAGTCTTAAGCTGGAAAATATGGACATCTCCAAAGATGCATCAAAACTTTTAAAATATCCTGATTTTAGCAATGTTAAACTCCTTTTAGTTGAGGATAATGAGATAAATCAGGAGATAACCACTGAGATACTAAAAAAAGTAAAAATAACTCCAGATCTAGCAAATAATGGCAAAGAAGCGGTGGATATTTTTGTTGCAAAACCAAACTATTATGACATCATACTTATGGATATTCAAATGCCTATTATGAGTGGTTATGAAGCTACCAAAATCATACGTGAACATGATAAAGAGATTCCTATTATCGCACTGACCGCAGCGGCGATGATTGAAGATAGACATAAAACTTTAGATGCTGGAATGAATGACCACCTCTCAAAACCAATTGATAGCAATGAGATGTTCTCAAGCATTGCCAAATGGCTTGATATTGATTTCACAATAAAACAAAAATCTTCTAATACCAAAGTTAAAGATAGTGCTGTTTTAGATTTAGAGTATGCGATAAATGAACTAAATCTAAACAGTGATATTCTTCATAAGATATTATCGAAGTTTTATGAAGAGTTAGAGAGTGATTTTGCCTCTCTTGTAGAGCTATTACATGTAGAAGACAAATCAGCCAAATCCTTGATACATGCGCTAAAAGGGGTTAGTTCAAATATAGGTGCAAAAGAGTTGGCTTCTATTGCAACATATATAGACACCCAACTAAAAAAGGCTCAAGCGATTAAGCCAGAGGATATAGCACTCTTAAAAGAGGCGATTGAGAGAGTCAAAGAGAAGATAGTCTCATATTTAAGAGAAAATCCTCTTCAAGAAGATGAGATGAGGGAAGAGGATTTTAAAAATCTTTATCTTGAGGTTTCGCAAGATATTAAAAATGGAACAATGGTAGAATTTCAAAATCAACAACTTCTGTTTAATTTACTTAAAACAAAAGTAAATAGACATGAACTTGAACTATGGATGAGAGAGATGGATAACTTTGATTACGACAAAGCTTACAATATTATGAAAGAGTGGCAATTATGA
- a CDS encoding GGDEF domain-containing response regulator, which produces MMIDGYIPTILIVDDKATNIAILSDLLKDDYKIKVANSGQRALSLVREKEKPDLILLDIEMPQMSGYDVCKALKSSAETIDIPIIFVTAKNSSEDEEYGLNLGAIDYIKKPFHSGIIKIRIKNHLTLKLKSKKLEELSMCDSLTGISNRRYFDEILEQKYREIIREPKNLSIIMIDIDYFKLYNDNYGHWMGDECLTKVAIALKKAIKRPTDVLARYGGEEFVVLLKGVDKDGAKQVAQSLIDSISNLNLAHNFSPVSKIVTISAGVAIKEVDEDISKEDLIKKADAELYRAKNSGRNKFCAGF; this is translated from the coding sequence ATGATGATTGACGGCTACATACCAACAATTTTAATTGTTGATGACAAAGCTACAAATATAGCAATACTCTCTGATTTACTAAAAGATGATTATAAAATAAAAGTAGCAAACAGCGGACAAAGAGCGCTTAGTTTGGTGCGAGAAAAAGAGAAACCAGATCTTATCTTACTAGATATAGAGATGCCTCAAATGAGTGGTTATGATGTTTGTAAAGCGTTAAAATCATCAGCAGAGACGATAGATATTCCTATAATATTTGTAACTGCTAAAAACAGCTCTGAAGATGAAGAGTATGGGTTAAACCTTGGAGCGATTGATTATATTAAAAAGCCTTTCCACTCTGGCATCATAAAAATTAGAATAAAAAATCATCTCACCCTGAAGCTAAAAAGTAAAAAACTCGAAGAGTTATCGATGTGCGATAGCTTAACTGGTATCTCAAATAGAAGATATTTTGATGAGATTTTAGAACAAAAATATAGAGAGATTATAAGAGAGCCAAAAAATCTCTCTATTATCATGATAGATATAGACTACTTCAAACTCTATAACGATAACTATGGTCATTGGATGGGTGATGAGTGCCTTACAAAAGTTGCTATTGCTCTTAAAAAAGCTATTAAACGCCCAACAGATGTTCTTGCACGATATGGCGGAGAGGAGTTTGTTGTTTTGTTAAAAGGTGTAGATAAAGATGGCGCTAAGCAAGTAGCACAGTCATTAATAGATAGTATCTCAAATTTAAACTTAGCACACAACTTCTCTCCTGTATCTAAAATTGTAACTATTAGTGCTGGAGTTGCTATAAAAGAGGTTGATGAAGATATATCCAAAGAAGATTTAATAAAGAAAGCAGATGCTGAACTCTACCGCGCAAAAAATAGCGGTAGAAATAAGTTTTGTGCAGGATTTTAA
- a CDS encoding alanine/glycine:cation symporter family protein produces the protein MGEFFSGVNSFLEAALFFDILFGMVEGVKLPFLVVWLISGGIYLTLLTKFINLRMFKHSFDILRGKYRTVDDVGEISSFGALTTALSATVGLGNIAGVALAVALGGPGATFWMIVAGFLGMSLKFTEVTLSLQHRVFLKDGTVMGGAMEYLSRGLAEKGYAKFGKILSLIFAVFMIGGAIGGGNVFQVSQALGVVSQEVEFFDKFPIIFGILIAVFVGFVIIGGVTRIAKITEFLVPIMAIIYVSASLWILAYHFEKIDDAISIIFHEAFSTSALYGGVAGSIVHGFQRAVFSSEAGIGSSPVAHAPVKTKYPVRQGLVALYEPFIDTIVICTMTALVIVITGVYEHDGAYMALIEAKEGAALTSAAYGTVISWFPIILSISITLFAFSTIIAWAYYGERAWVYLFGSTYSIIYKLSFLLLIIIGTVVNTAVLVDFSFMLFLTMSLPNILGLFILSKDVKRALEEYLVKLKSGELDREAIR, from the coding sequence ATGGGTGAATTTTTCAGTGGTGTCAACTCTTTTTTGGAGGCCGCTCTATTTTTTGACATTTTATTTGGAATGGTAGAGGGCGTTAAACTCCCATTTTTAGTTGTTTGGTTAATTTCAGGCGGAATTTATCTTACATTATTGACAAAATTTATAAATTTGAGAATGTTTAAACACTCTTTTGACATCCTAAGAGGCAAATACCGCACAGTTGATGATGTTGGAGAAATCTCCTCATTTGGAGCCTTAACAACAGCTCTTAGTGCTACTGTTGGGCTTGGCAATATCGCTGGTGTTGCCTTGGCAGTTGCTCTTGGAGGACCAGGGGCAACTTTTTGGATGATAGTTGCTGGTTTTTTAGGCATGAGCCTTAAGTTTACAGAAGTAACCCTCTCTTTGCAACATAGAGTTTTCTTAAAAGATGGAACTGTAATGGGTGGTGCGATGGAGTATCTCTCAAGAGGTTTGGCAGAAAAAGGGTATGCAAAATTTGGCAAAATTTTATCACTTATTTTTGCTGTTTTTATGATTGGTGGGGCTATTGGAGGCGGAAATGTATTTCAAGTCTCTCAAGCACTTGGGGTAGTATCTCAAGAGGTAGAGTTTTTTGATAAATTTCCAATTATTTTTGGCATCTTAATAGCTGTTTTTGTGGGTTTTGTAATTATTGGTGGAGTTACAAGGATAGCAAAAATTACGGAATTTCTTGTTCCAATTATGGCTATTATTTACGTTAGTGCTTCTTTGTGGATTTTAGCGTACCACTTTGAAAAAATAGATGACGCCATTAGTATCATATTTCATGAAGCTTTCTCAACTAGTGCTCTATATGGAGGGGTTGCTGGATCTATTGTACATGGTTTTCAAAGAGCAGTATTCTCAAGTGAAGCTGGAATTGGCTCCTCCCCCGTTGCACATGCTCCAGTTAAGACAAAATATCCAGTAAGACAGGGTCTTGTTGCACTTTATGAGCCTTTTATAGACACAATAGTAATCTGCACAATGACAGCACTTGTTATTGTTATAACTGGAGTTTATGAACATGATGGCGCATATATGGCTCTTATTGAGGCTAAAGAGGGTGCCGCCCTTACAAGTGCAGCTTATGGTACTGTCATAAGCTGGTTTCCTATTATTTTATCCATAAGCATAACGCTATTTGCTTTTTCAACTATTATTGCATGGGCTTATTACGGTGAGCGTGCATGGGTTTATCTTTTTGGTTCAACATACTCTATAATCTATAAATTAAGCTTCTTGCTTCTTATAATTATAGGAACAGTTGTAAATACGGCTGTTCTTGTTGACTTTAGCTTTATGCTATTTCTTACTATGTCTCTGCCAAATATACTGGGACTTTTTATTTTAAGTAAAGATGTAAAGAGAGCACTTGAAGAGTATTTAGTAAAATTAAAGAGTGGCGAGCTTGATAGGGAGGCTATTAGATGA